From a single Solanum dulcamara chromosome 4, daSolDulc1.2, whole genome shotgun sequence genomic region:
- the LOC129885213 gene encoding probable ascorbate-specific transmembrane electron transporter 1, translated as MVINKSSGSSYQVKSPMAITIFGHLLFIAITTLVLVWLLHFREGLAFSSSNKSKIFNIHPMLMVIGFVLMAGEAIMAYTTTPTSRKNHKLFHMILHLIALLTGIIGVIAVFKYHNESGIPHVYTLHSWIGLSTIILFGLQWILSFLTFLFPGARTSTRSRVAPWHALIGITIFFMAIVAAETGLVEKFIFLGLRRNQEGLIVNFIGLLILLFGISVGVTVLM; from the exons atggTGATCAACAAGAGTAGTGGTTCAAGCTACCAAGTGAAATCTCCAATGGCAATAACAATATTTGGACACTTATTGTTCATAGCTATAACAACACTTGTGTTAGTTTGGCTTTTACACTTTAGAGAAGGACTTGCTTTCTCTTCATCCAACAAGTCCAAGATTTTCAAT ATTCACCCAATGCTTATGGTTATTGGATTTGTCTTAATGGCTGGAGAAG CAATAATGGCATACACAACAACTccaacatcaaggaagaatcataAATTATTTCACATGATTCTTCATTTGATAGCTCTTTTGACTGGAATTATTGGAGTAATTGCAGTTTTTAAATATCACAATGAATCTGGAATTCCTCATGTGTACACACTTCACTCTTGGATTGGTCTTTCCACCATCATTCTCTTTGGTTTGCAG TGGATATTGTCCTTTTTGACCTTCTTATTCCCCGGGGCGCGAACGTCAACAAGGTCAAGGGTGGCACCATGGCATGCCCTAATTGGGATCACTATTTTCTTCATGGCAATTGTAGCTGCAGAGACAGGCTTGGTggaaaaattcatatttttgggCCTTAGAAGGAACCAAGAAGGACTTATAGTTAATTTCATTGGGCTTTTGATCCTCCTTTTTGGAATTTCAGTTGGTGTCACTGTTCTCATGTAA
- the LOC129884428 gene encoding protein OBERON 3-like — translation YFCSDRKRKIEISEVSSFQSLGDSRGRGSGYLKRLEKKDGGRAYGLSRQQKILRRIVSEPIPLIAQIVQQLGDETIESTKEYLRNLITMPERKYEFFSLQNRLDERSDLTNQTLLNCHKIQLEFLVAIRTGLGSFLSENTRLLTSELVEVFLIERCRNINCRRLLPVEDCSCKICSMKKGFCSECMCLVCLNFDCANNTCSWVGCDACLHWCHAVCGIHRNLIKPGPCFKGPSGTTEMQFYCLGCGHASEMFGFVKDVFMSCAKDWGEETLMKELDCVRKIFRGSKDMKGKELHVKADVLRTKLVTKMISPSEACNFIFQFFSAGSDKLLDFSNIASLGKHAVTELPASTSLILESSFLDVSSSSGHKDVRPVDPFPNDVNASFAATKTIEDEWSFKRFKKDEVNSLESIVRIKEAEARMFQSRADAARGEAASLRRFAWLEREKLKEVYSQKLCKLCLQETEERRRKKLEELKTLENAHSDYCEMKMRLDTEVSGLLNRMEAVKQLLHMRNAYLGSNMLVVTLTNGESKCVGAI, via the exons TATTTTTGCTCAGACAGAAAGAGAAAGATAGAAATTTCTGAAGTTTCTTCCTTCCAATCT TTAGGTGATTCGAGGGGAAGAGGCTCGGGATATTTGAAACGTTTAGAGAAAAAGGATGGAGGAAGAGCATATGGGCTTTCTAGGCAACAGAAAATACTTAGAAGAATAGTGTCAGAGCCTATTCCTCTTATTGCTCAGATTGTGCAACAGCTTGGTGACGAAACAATTGAATCAACAAAAGAATACTTGAGGAACCTAATTACAATGCCGGAAAGGAAATATGAGTTCTTTAGCCTTCAGAACAGACTTGATGAGAGATCTGATCTTACCAATCAGACTCTCTTGAACTGCCATAAGATCCAACTAGAGTTCTTGGTTGCAATAAGAACAGGTCTTGGAAGCTTCTTATCGGAAAACACCCGCCTTTTAACATCAGAATTGGTTGAAGTTTTCTTAATTGAAAGGTGTCGAAACATAAATTGCAGGAGGCTTCTGCCTGTTGAGGATTGCAGCTGCAAGATTTGTTCAATGAAGAAGGGATTCTGCAGCGAATGCATGTGTCTTGTATGTCTGAACTTCGACTGTGCCAATAATACTTGCAGTTGGGTAGGGTGTGATGCATGCTTACATTGGTGTCATGCTGTTTGTGGTATTCATCGAAATCTTATAAAGCCAGGCCCATGTTTCAAAGGCCCTTCTGGGACAACCGAGATGCAATTTTACTGTCTCGGATGTGGTCATGCTTCGGAAATGTTTGGCTTCGTTAAGGACGTGTTCATGTCTTGTGCGAAGGATTGGGGTGAGGAGACCCTGATGAAAGAGCTTGATTGTGTTCGAAAAATCTTCCGAGGGAGTAAAGATATGAAAGGCAAGGAGTTACATGTTAAGGCTGATGTCTTGCGTACAAAGCTAGTTACAAAGATGATTTCCCCTTCCGAGGCCTGCAATTtcatatttcaatttttcagCG cAGGCAGCGACAAATTGTTAGACTTTAGTAATATAGCTAGTCTTGGAAAACATGCAGTTACTGAGCTTCCTGCATCGACCTCTCTTATCCTCGAATCCTCATTCCTTGACGTGAGCTCTTCAAGTGGACATAAAGATGTGAGGCCTGTTGATCCATTTCCAAATGATGTTAACGCTTCTTTCGCAGCTACCAAAACGATTGAAGATGAATGGTCATTCAAACGATTTAAGAAAGATGAGGTTAATAGCTTGGAAAGCATTGTACGCATCAAAGAAGCAGAGGCACGAATGTTTCAGAGTCGTGCAGATGCTGCACGAGGAGAGGCAGCGAGTTTAAGGCGGTTTGCTTGGTTGGAGAGGGAAAAACTGAAGGAAGTGTATTCTCAAAAACTCTGCAAACTGTGCTTGCAGGAAACAGAGGAAAGGAGGAGGAAAAAATTGGAAGAGCTTAAGACTTTGGAGAATGCTCATTCTGATTATTGTGAGATGAAAATGAGATTGGATACGGAGGTTTCAGGCTTATTAAACAGAATGGAAGCTGTTAAACAGCTACTG CACATGAGAAATGCTTACCTGGGCTCCAATATGCTGGTGGTAACCTTGACAAATGGTGAGTCGAAATGTGTGGGAGCTATCTGA
- the LOC129887901 gene encoding uncharacterized protein LOC129887901 has protein sequence MYEGAKTRVRTVGGDSEHFPVGMGLHQGSALSPFLFALVMDALTRQIQGEVPWCMLFADDIVLIDETRSGVNAKLEDWRHTLESKGFKLSMTKAEYLECKFSETPQEDGVEVKLGAQAIQKRSSFKYLGSIMQGSGEIDDDVTHRIGAAWMKWRLASGVLCDKKVTPQLKGKFYKVVVRPAMLYGAECWPVKISHIQKIKVAEMRMLRWMCGHTRSDRIRNEAIRDKVGVASVEDKMREIRLRWFGHVKRRDTDDPVRRCERLAMDCYRRGRGRPKKYWGEVIRQDMAQLQLTEDMTLDRRLWRTHIRVEG, from the coding sequence atgtatgagggagccaaaaccagggtaaggacagtaggaggggactcagagcatttcccagttgggatggggttgcatcaaggatcagctctaagtccatttttatttgccttggtaatggatgcattgacgcgacaaattcaaggtgaggtgccatggtgtatgcttttcgcggatgacatagtcctgattgatgagactcgtagtggagttaatgctaagctggaggattggagacataccttggagtctaaagggtttaagctgagtatgaCCAAggcagagtacttagagtgcaagtttagtgagacacctcaggaggatggcgtggaagttaagcttggtgcccaagccattcaaaagagaagtagttttaagtatcttgggtctatcatgcaaggcagcggggagattgacgatgatgtcacacatcgtattggggcagcgtggatgaaatggaggctcgcttccggagtgctatgcgaCAAGAAGGTgacaccacaacttaagggcaagttctacaaagtggtggttagaccggctatgttgtatggggcagagtgttggccagttaagatctctcacattcaaaagataaaagttgccgagatgagaatgttgagatggatgtgtggtcacaccaggagcgacaggattagaaatgaggctattcgggacaaggtaggagtggcctcggtggaagacaagatgcgggaaatacgactgagatggtttgggcatgtgaagaggagagacacagatgacccagtgaggaggtgtgagaggttggccatggattgttacagaagaggtaggggtaggccgaagaagtattggggagaggtgattagacaggacatggctcagttacagcttaccgaggacatgacattagataggaggctgtggaggacccacattagggtagaaggctag